In Aegilops tauschii subsp. strangulata cultivar AL8/78 chromosome 3, Aet v6.0, whole genome shotgun sequence, one genomic interval encodes:
- the LOC109760643 gene encoding WUSCHEL-related homeobox 5-like: MESVEHHDEAATGLSLSPPPTSAPLSPLISPNSAAVSALANACWVPTREQITVLEGLYRQGMRTPTAEEIHQVTARLQEHGPIEGKNVFYWFENRLRQKQKQQQQRSDYFARQLRRPQPLPTLRRTPGKPFSPVQLQAPPAPNPPACNREAMYMQQPCYMSGPAAQAAANATYYSQMQTHIMYPTAEMMAHGNVQAQAQAAMYYQAASPNNSNTQQMRVLQFPPAAGSYGAHDAYSHRPVLLNLFPQYPTFANRKKTRCVGSVGSARPSTSRSISWEMESPKIPD, encoded by the exons ATGGAGAGCGTCGAGCACCACGACGAAGCCGCCACCGGCCTCTCCCTTTCCCCTCCCCCTACGTCGGCGCCGCTCTCCCCACTGATATCCCCCAACTCCGCGGCGGTGTCGGCGCTAGCGAACGCGTGTTGGGTGCCTACCAGGGAGCAGATCACGGTGCTGGAGGGGCTGTACCGGCAGGGGATGCGCACCCCCACCGCCGAGGAGATACACCAGGTGACGGCGAGGCTGCAAGAGCACGGCCCCATCGAGGGCAAGAACGTCTTCTACTGGTTCGAGAACCGGCTGCGCCAGAagcagaagcagcagcagcagagatCCGACTACTTCGCCAGGCAGCTCCGCCGTCCCCAGCCGCTGCCGACGCTCCGCAGGACCCCCGGCAAACCCTTCTCCCCGGTCCAGCTGCAGGCGCCGCCGGCGCCGAACCCTCCTGCATGCAACAGAGAAG CAATGTACATGCAGCAGCCATGCTACATGTCAGGGCCAGCAGCACAGGCCGCGGCtaatgcaacctactactcacaGATGCAGACGCACATAATGTATCCGACTGCGGAGATGATGGCGCATGGCAATGTACAGGCACAGGCGCAGGCCGCCATGTACTACCAGGCAGCATCTCCGAACAACTCCAACACCCAACAAATGCGCGTACTCCAGTTCCCCCCGGCCGCCGGCAGCTATGGGGCGCATGATGCCTACTCCCACCGCCCCGTGCTTCTGAATCTGTTCCCACAGTACCCCACCTTTGCAAATCGCAAGAAGACCCGTTGCGTCGGGAGCGTTGGCTCCGCGAGGCCATCGACCTCAAGGTCGATCTCTTGGGAAATGGAGAGTCCCAAGATCCCCGACTGA